A single window of Plasmodium gaboni strain SY75 chromosome Unknown, whole genome shotgun sequence DNA harbors:
- a CDS encoding putative exported protein (Plasmodium exported protein, unknown function) yields MKSAIFFIKLFICMSFICALEYVHKGVKSKGNDLLLWQCENCLFYSLNRSLAEGTSESNEKKVKRDIPNKELLTSLNINYEEYEQMKQLVESFIDNNNINITNEVLKNINSFTNIENIFSLINDSTKSPILKTFLKEFGSIFPYLLNKIPKLLFDLCQRNPLHIILGLIVILAAIYVFENFKNFEC; encoded by the exons atgaagagtgcaatattttttattaaactttttatatgtatgtcATTCATATGTGCACTGGAATATGTTCATAAG GGTGTGAAAAGTAAGGGtaatgatttattattatggCAGTGTGAAAATTGTTTGttttattctttaaataGATCGTTAGCAGAAGGCACAAGTGAATCGAATGAGAAGAAAGTAAAAAGAGATATTCCTAATAAGGAATTATTAACatcattaaatataaattatgaaGAATATGAACAAATGAAACAACTTGTAGAATCTTttatagataataataatataaatattactaatgaagttttaaaaaatataaatagttttacaaatatagaaaatatattttctttaattaATGATTCAACAAAATCACCTATattaaaaacatttttaaaagaattcGGATCAATATTtccatatttattaaataaaattcctaaattattatttgatttatGTCAACGTAATCCTTTACATATTATCTTAGGTTTAATTGTTATTTTAGCTGCTATTTATGTATTTGAAAATTTCAAAAATTTTGAatgttaa